GCAGACTAAGCGTACTACAAGGAATGGGCCAAAAATGGGCACAAGGAGATTTTCAGCGCTGCCGCTGCAGCACAGCAAGGAGATTTCTGCACTAACAATTgatttgatgattttttttaacttaCACAGTATAACTAGACAGTCACAACactgcacgcacactcacaagTTATAAATCAACTATAAGAAAAATTTTTAAGAAAATTTTCCATTGTCAAATGTGTATCTAGCCAGCGCTATTTACGTGGGTAACTATGCTAGTTGAAACCTCGGACAAAGATCGAAATAAAACCATCAAAAGTACAAATAAAACACTAACAATGGACCATCCTTAATTTCAAACTTAAATTTAAATTACTAAGAATTCAAGGAACAGAGATTATATTCTTATATTATTTTTCAACTATTATCATATGCACATGAAAATTTTAGAAATACCAAAAATTCAAGCACaataacattccgtaaaaaaTACTGGTATTTTCCCCCCTCCCCCTTTCACAACCAATTAGAATATGAATGCGCTCTCGATTAACGCCGGTTAACCACATCCTCCTCATGCGGTCGCTGTTAGATTTTGACCCAATTGATAGTTGTGATGTTTCTTTTTTGCGAGACATAGTGAGATCTTTTTGACGATAAAGATGTAAGAAGTCAATCCCTCCAAGGATACCATTGCCTTTTTCTTCACCATGATTCGTGAGCAGTTCGGAGGAGCTGTGAGTTTATCAAGGTCAACCCACTGTTGTTTGTCTGTGTCTCGAATCCCCAGACTCTAGACTAGTAGTACTACTAATCAGACATGGCATGTCAACTCTTCTTCTCGATCTGCTTCTACATATATCTCCATCCACCAACCAGATCTTTACCCAGACACGCCATGTCAACGATCAAGCAGCTTGCTCCCATGCGTCGTCGTCTCTGCTTCCACCACCTCCTCACCGTCCCAGTGCTGCTGCTAGCTGCGGCAGCGGTGCAGGAGTGCGCGGCgcaagggggcggcggcgaccacgcTCCTTTGGTCTCCCCGCTCGCCAAGGACCCCGCCACCTCCCTCTACACCATCTCCATCAAGGACGGCGCGGGCCCCCTCGTCGTCGACCTCGCCGACCCGCTCGTCTGGTCCGCGTGCGCGTCCGGCCACCCGACGTTCCCCTGCGGATCCGCCGAGTGCGACGCCGCCAACAGCAATAGGTTCTGCTGGCAGCAGGATTACGGTGCCGGTGCTGAGGTCgatggaggagacggcggcCGCGACTGCACGTCCACGGCGCGGCCCTGCGATCCGGTCACGCGCGGCCGGTGCGCGCCCGGGGACCTCACGACCTTCGCGATGTCGGCCAACGCCACCGACGGCCGGAACGCGCTGTACCCGGTGCCGTTCCAGGCCGTGGGCGCGTGCTCGCCGGACCAGCTGCTGCGCTCGCTGCCCGCCAGCGCCGCGGGCGTCGCGGGGTTCAGGCGCGCGCCGCTGTCCCTGCCGGCGCAGCTGTCCGCGCGGCGTGGGTTCGGCCGCAGGTTCGCGCTGTGCCTGCCCGGCGTCGCCATCTTCGGGGACACCCCGATCCACCTCGGCTACTACCCTCCCGATCTCTTGACCACCGTCGCGTCCACGCCGCTGGCCGCGAACCCCAAGAGCGGCGGCTACTACCTCCCCGTCGAGGCCATCTCCG
The nucleotide sequence above comes from Panicum virgatum strain AP13 chromosome 3K, P.virgatum_v5, whole genome shotgun sequence. Encoded proteins:
- the LOC120700825 gene encoding chitinase CLP-like, whose protein sequence is MSTIKQLAPMRRRLCFHHLLTVPVLLLAAAAVQECAAQGGGGDHAPLVSPLAKDPATSLYTISIKDGAGPLVVDLADPLVWSACASGHPTFPCGSAECDAANSNRFCWQQDYGAGAEVDGGDGGRDCTSTARPCDPVTRGRCAPGDLTTFAMSANATDGRNALYPVPFQAVGACSPDQLLRSLPASAAGVAGFRRAPLSLPAQLSARRGFGRRFALCLPGVAIFGDTPIHLGYYPPDLLTTVASTPLAANPKSGGYYLPVEAISVSWPNWDAPTARAALPPDALELDAATGRGGVTLSTVQRYTAMRPDVYRAFVRAFNETIGAPGYVKPMPAVAPFELCYDTFSLRHGRVLGWDVPSIRLELGAGASMNWTVASGNSMVQAADRTLCLAVVEMGGPGAAAPAVVIGGYQVEDNLLVFDEDEEVLHFSGLLWGSGATCSGFNFTAPQ